In Tenebrio molitor chromosome 8, icTenMoli1.1, whole genome shotgun sequence, a genomic segment contains:
- the LOC138137389 gene encoding tRNA (guanine(37)-N1)-methyltransferase has protein sequence MFLNECTLKFHLILHLRRYLYGKNVHSKVKYNLEELRKNKSMANDSNLLKPPQRVAGLTTLNKALFEKHITVPCLTIKDVKVSAVLPIIKKYLLKIDNFKPVKVISEQETHVYLNPQVINNWKDLPGEAQESLKMLSLNETNLQNNSHILNYENFSLDSILKAVLPSDIEGLSSFTKVGHIVHVNLREHLLPYKNLIGQVLFDKVANCRTVVNKAAVIDNTYRNFKMELLRGEDDFRVQLKENKCIFEFDFSKVYWNSRLCTEHERIVNMIKTGDVVFDVFAGVGPFSVPLAKKKCRVFANDLNPESYKWLNHNVDKNKVDKNYFKSYNKDGKEFILEEIKELLPKYLNKNRIYILMNLPAMAVEFLSAFVNLCQDVEVQVPPTVVLYCFAKGEDYESIAKNLLFQKLGFNIDDKIIDIFRVRTVSSLKEMMRITFKLDSEILAKIKTHKRKHTLDGKSERELKKCCNGEEQDRQRLQGRWSEGLQIEDQSESCQN, from the exons atgtttttaaacGAGTGTACGCTGAAATTTCAtctaattttacatttaagaCGTTATTTGTAcggaaaaaatgttcattcaAAAGTAAAATACAATTTGGAGGAGCTTCGTAAAAATAAGAGCATGGCGAATGATTCTAACCTATTGAAGCCTCCTCAACGGGTTGCGGGTTTAACGACTTTAAACAAGGCACTATTCGAAAAACATATCACAGTTCCTTGTCTGACAATTAAAGATGTTAAAGTTTCGGCGGTCCTTCCaattataaagaaatatttgttaaaaatagatAATTTTAAACCTGTCAAGGTTATATCTGAACAGGAAACTCACGTCTATTTAAACCCTCAAGTGATCAATAATTGGAAAGATCTGCCAGGTGAGGCTCAAGAATCGCTAAAAATGTTGTCCCTGAACGAGActaatttacaaaacaattcccacattttgaattatgaaaatttttctcTTGACAGTATTCTCAAAGCAGTACTACCTTCCGATATTGAAGGTTTGTCGAGCTTTACTAAAGTGGGACACATAGTTCATGTCAATTTACGTGAACATCTTTTACCATATAAAAACTTAATTGGACAAGTACTATTTGACAAGGTGGCAAACTGTCGAACTGTAGTAAATAAAGCGGCCGTAATAGACAACACTTAccgcaattttaaaatggaaCTGCTGAGAGGGGAAGACGACTTTCGCGTTCAACTTAAAGAGAACAAATGTATTTTcgaatttgatttttcaaaagtttattGGAATTCGAGATTGTGCACAGAGCACGAACGAATTGTTAACATGATAAAAACCGGTGACGTTGTTTTTGACGTGTTTGCGGGCGTGGGTCCGTTTTCTGTGCCTTTggcaaagaaaaaatgtcgCGTTTTTGCCAACGATCTCAATCCAGAATCGTATAAGTGGTTAAATCATAACGTtgacaaaaataaagttgacaaaaattatttcaagtcATATAACAAAGACGGAAAAGAGTTTATTTTGGAAGAAATTAAGGAGTTGTTGCCCAAGTACTTGAATAAAAATAGGATTTATATTCTGATGAATCTTCCTGCGATGGCTGTGGAGTTTTTGAGTGCTTTCGTGAATTTATGTCAAGATGTAGAAGTGCAAGTGCCTCCGACCGTCGTGTTGTATTGTTTTGCCAAAGGCGAGGACTACGAAAGCATAGCGAAAAATTTactgtttcaaaagttaggtttTAATATTGACGATAAAATCATCGACATATTCCGGGTTCGAACTGTCAGTTCTTTGAAGGAAATGATGAGGATTACGTTTAAGTTGGACAGCGAAATTTTGGCGAAAATAAAAACGCACAAAAGGAAACACACACTCGATGGCAAGAGTGAAagagaattgaaaaaat GTTGCAATGGGGAAGAACAAGATCGACAGCGTCTTCAAGGTCGCTGGAGCGAAGGGCTTCAAATTGAAGACCAAAGCGAAAGCTGTCAGAACTGA
- the LOC138137392 gene encoding zinc finger protein 391-like isoform X2 has translation MENLSALNLNKICRVCLSESEQMYSIYSELYEVQTEVDVPCIYEILIGISSIKVQADDGLPSMICVKCIDMAHTSFKFQKQCNQSQIILDAYMKQYPQIKTEISIEDLSTLEEINKNDLVQEAEQNELDPNDFLLVEEDIMAIKNKTRENVDKDSNLQVLSHTIEGMSDEEGSEFVDPLDINGSNIEGMSDEEDSEFVDPLDINGSNITEVLMEQRQNEHKETGALKVAQKAANRTKKYPCSLCDKSYEYSSSLRVHMRNHTQERPYGCSTCGKSFKQYSSMVYHQRSHTGEQPYVCKLCGKRYKQAGTLTAHMRVHTGQRPFLCSICGRGFRQASDLGYHMRLHTKEKPYMCNVCGKTMSMQSHLVQHMRIHTGERPYKCSECEKAFPSSTRLKRHAIIHTNLKPYTCEVCSKSFNRTSSLKVHSKIHTDERSHVCPICNKGFIQAHALRSHLVSHSSELSAQYTV, from the exons ATGGAAAATCTGTCGGCCCTCAACTTGAATAAAATTTGCAGAGTTTGTTTGTCAGAGTCGGAACAAATGTATTCCATTTATAGTGAACTGTACGAAGTCCAGACTGAAGTAGATGTTCCTTGTATATACGAGATTTTAATTGGTATTTCATCAATAAAG GTCCAGGCTGATGACGGCTTACCTTCAATGATCTGTGTGAAATGTATAGACATGGCACACACatcttttaaatttcaaaaacagtGCAACCAGTCACAGATTATTTTAGATGCTTATATGAAACAGTATCCCcaaataaaaactgaaatttcAATTGAAGATTTAAGTACTTTGGAAGAAATAAACAAGAATGATTTAGTGCAAGAGGCAGAGCAAAATGAGTTGGATCCGaatgattttttattagtgGAGGAGGATATTATGGCAATCAAGAACAAGACAAGAGAAAATGTTGATAAAGACAGTAATTTGCAAGTTCTGTCCCATACTATCGAGGGAATGTCAGATGAAGAAGGCTCTGAATTTGTAGACCCTTTAGATATTAATGGCTCAAATATCGAGGGAATGTCAGATGAAGAAGATTCTGAATTTGTAGACCCTTTAGATATTAATGGCTCAAATATAACAGAAGTTTTAATGGAGCAAAGACAGAATGAACACAAAGAGACTGGTGCACTAAAAGTAGCTCAGAAAGCGGCAAACAGAACAAAA AAATACCCTTGCTCATTGTGTGACAAATCCTATGAGTATTCCAGCAGCTTGAGGGTACACATGCGAAACCACACTCAAGAGCGTCCTTACGGCTGTAGCACGTGCGGCAAAAGCTTTAAACAATACAGTTCAATGGTCTACCATCAAAGAAGTCATACGGGAGAGCAGCCTTATGTTTGTAAATTGTGCGGGAAGAGGTATAAACAGGCGGGGACGTTAACGGCTCACATGAGAGTGCACACAGGACAGAGACCTTTCCTTTGTTCCATTTGTGGCAGAGGATTTAG GCAAGCGTCCGATTTAGGCTATCATATGAGGTTGCACACAAAAGAAAAACCCTACATGTGTAATGTTTGTGGAAAGACAATGTCAATGCAATCTCACCTCGTCCAGCATATGAGGATTCACACTGGGGAGAGGCCCTACAAGTGCAG CGAATGCGAGAAGGCGTTCCCGTCTTCGACCAGACTTAAACGTCACGCCATCATTCACACCAATCTAAAGCCCTACACTTGTGAAGTTTGCTCGAAATCTTTCAACAGAACGAGCAGTTTGAAAGTTCACTCGAAGATTCACACCGACGAAAGGTCACACGTTTGTCCCATCTGTAATAAAGGATTCATACAAGCCCACGCCCTTCGCTCCCATTTGGTGTCTCATTCGTCTGAACTTTCAGCGCAATACACCGTTTAA
- the LOC138137392 gene encoding zinc finger protein 391-like isoform X1: protein MENLSALNLNKICRVCLSESEQMYSIYSELYEVQTEVDVPCIYEILIGISSIKVQADDGLPSMICVKCIDMAHTSFKFQKQCNQSQIILDAYMKQYPQIKTEISIEDLSTLEEINKNDLVQEAEQNELDPNDFLLVEEDIMAIKNKTRENVDKDSNLQVLSHTIEGMSDEEGSEFVDPLDINGSNIEGMSDEEDSEFVDPLDINGSNITEVLMEQRQNEHKETGALKVAQKAANRTKKYPCSLCDKSYEYSSSLRVHMRNHTQERPYGCSTCGKSFKQYSSMVYHQRSHTGEQPYVCKLCGKRYKQAGTLTAHMRVHTGQRPFLCSICGRGFRQASDLGYHMRLHTKEKPYMCNVCGKTMSMQSHLVQHMRIHTGERPYKCSLLSQPHIDFFSECEKAFPSSTRLKRHAIIHTNLKPYTCEVCSKSFNRTSSLKVHSKIHTDERSHVCPICNKGFIQAHALRSHLVSHSSELSAQYTV from the exons ATGGAAAATCTGTCGGCCCTCAACTTGAATAAAATTTGCAGAGTTTGTTTGTCAGAGTCGGAACAAATGTATTCCATTTATAGTGAACTGTACGAAGTCCAGACTGAAGTAGATGTTCCTTGTATATACGAGATTTTAATTGGTATTTCATCAATAAAG GTCCAGGCTGATGACGGCTTACCTTCAATGATCTGTGTGAAATGTATAGACATGGCACACACatcttttaaatttcaaaaacagtGCAACCAGTCACAGATTATTTTAGATGCTTATATGAAACAGTATCCCcaaataaaaactgaaatttcAATTGAAGATTTAAGTACTTTGGAAGAAATAAACAAGAATGATTTAGTGCAAGAGGCAGAGCAAAATGAGTTGGATCCGaatgattttttattagtgGAGGAGGATATTATGGCAATCAAGAACAAGACAAGAGAAAATGTTGATAAAGACAGTAATTTGCAAGTTCTGTCCCATACTATCGAGGGAATGTCAGATGAAGAAGGCTCTGAATTTGTAGACCCTTTAGATATTAATGGCTCAAATATCGAGGGAATGTCAGATGAAGAAGATTCTGAATTTGTAGACCCTTTAGATATTAATGGCTCAAATATAACAGAAGTTTTAATGGAGCAAAGACAGAATGAACACAAAGAGACTGGTGCACTAAAAGTAGCTCAGAAAGCGGCAAACAGAACAAAA AAATACCCTTGCTCATTGTGTGACAAATCCTATGAGTATTCCAGCAGCTTGAGGGTACACATGCGAAACCACACTCAAGAGCGTCCTTACGGCTGTAGCACGTGCGGCAAAAGCTTTAAACAATACAGTTCAATGGTCTACCATCAAAGAAGTCATACGGGAGAGCAGCCTTATGTTTGTAAATTGTGCGGGAAGAGGTATAAACAGGCGGGGACGTTAACGGCTCACATGAGAGTGCACACAGGACAGAGACCTTTCCTTTGTTCCATTTGTGGCAGAGGATTTAG GCAAGCGTCCGATTTAGGCTATCATATGAGGTTGCACACAAAAGAAAAACCCTACATGTGTAATGTTTGTGGAAAGACAATGTCAATGCAATCTCACCTCGTCCAGCATATGAGGATTCACACTGGGGAGAGGCCCTACAAGTGCAG TCTACTGTCTCAGCCGCACATTGACTTTTTTAGCGAATGCGAGAAGGCGTTCCCGTCTTCGACCAGACTTAAACGTCACGCCATCATTCACACCAATCTAAAGCCCTACACTTGTGAAGTTTGCTCGAAATCTTTCAACAGAACGAGCAGTTTGAAAGTTCACTCGAAGATTCACACCGACGAAAGGTCACACGTTTGTCCCATCTGTAATAAAGGATTCATACAAGCCCACGCCCTTCGCTCCCATTTGGTGTCTCATTCGTCTGAACTTTCAGCGCAATACACCGTTTAA